One Pseudomonas entomophila genomic window carries:
- a CDS encoding methyl-accepting chemotaxis protein, producing the protein MSSALHDGAERQAGDTAQIRDALGELEATIQQVAGDASSAADASRDAGRAVEQGQAVIGQSLSGLRSLVDEVQGNARMIEQLAEESATIGGVLTVIRAIAEQTNLLALNAAIEAARAGEMGRGFAVVADEVRSLAQRTTGATGEIQALIDRLQQAARESVVGMRAQLEHAEATASQAQSADGALDAIVSAIRTISDTAVRIADVTAQQTGAVSEIRDHSERIHELGEDNLQRIGEGREQGEQLLKLGGELNTTVRAFRL; encoded by the coding sequence ATGAGCAGCGCCCTGCACGACGGCGCCGAGCGCCAGGCCGGCGACACCGCGCAGATCCGCGATGCCCTGGGCGAGCTGGAAGCGACCATCCAGCAAGTGGCCGGGGATGCCAGTTCGGCTGCCGACGCCAGCCGTGATGCCGGGCGCGCCGTGGAACAGGGCCAGGCAGTGATCGGTCAGAGCTTGTCCGGCCTGCGTTCGCTGGTCGACGAGGTGCAGGGCAACGCCCGCATGATCGAGCAACTGGCCGAGGAGTCGGCGACCATCGGTGGCGTGCTCACGGTGATCCGCGCGATCGCCGAGCAGACCAACCTGTTGGCGCTCAACGCGGCCATCGAAGCGGCCCGCGCCGGCGAGATGGGCCGTGGTTTCGCCGTGGTCGCGGATGAAGTGCGCTCGCTGGCCCAGCGCACCACGGGCGCCACCGGGGAGATCCAGGCGCTGATCGACCGGCTGCAACAGGCGGCCCGCGAGTCGGTGGTCGGCATGCGTGCGCAACTGGAGCATGCCGAGGCCACCGCCAGCCAGGCGCAGTCGGCCGATGGCGCGCTGGATGCGATCGTCAGCGCCATCCGCACCATCTCCGACACAGCGGTGCGGATTGCCGATGTGACCGCGCAACAGACCGGGGCGGTGAGCGAGATTCGCGATCACAGCGAACGGATTCATGAATTGGGCGAGGACAACCTGCAGCGCATTGGTGAAGGGCGTGAGCAGGGGGAACAGTTGCTCAAGCTGGGAGGTGAGCTGAATACGACGGTGCGGGCGTTCCGCCTTTGA
- a CDS encoding protein-disulfide reductase DsbD — protein sequence MRRLFFLLLLLLAGPVFATGLLDNRPSATLGAASNNADFLPVHEAFKLSLVQADAHSIKLRFVATDGYYLYRHRFQFRTEPADIKLGTPDIPRGEAKHDEFFGDVEVYHGVLDIEVPRNDPRAFTLLVGYQGCADKGLCYPPETARLSIDGDGAPLPVTDKQGWTWKSLLLFFLAGVGLTFTPCVLPMLPILSGVVLRGQVGGLRGLSLSLAYVLPMAASFAVLGALMGLFGAGLNLQARLQSAWVLVPFAAFFVLFALAMFGLFDIKLPHALSSRLDTLAHRTKGGSLLGAAVLGVLSSLLVSPCVSAPLAGALLYISASGDALGGALKLFALGLGMGAPLLLVATGGAAWLPKSGPWMNTVKNAIGVLLLGLAIGLLSRVLPGPVTLLLVGLLAGGVALFLGALEFVVKTPRQRLAQLLGLALLVYALACGYGALSGRGDPLRPLPPPVVAGTATAVKADTWQTITTPAALDAALADAKAAGQPVLLDWYADWCISCKVIEHEVLNTEQVQAQLGAFRLLRFDITESNAEQRALLDRYRLFGPPALMFFAANGSELTTDRVIGEINAGDFAQVVARVRGQLGL from the coding sequence ATGCGCCGCCTGTTTTTCCTGCTGCTCCTGCTGCTGGCCGGCCCCGTCTTCGCCACGGGCCTGCTCGACAACCGCCCCAGCGCCACCCTCGGCGCCGCCTCCAACAACGCCGATTTCCTGCCAGTGCACGAAGCCTTCAAGCTCAGCCTGGTCCAGGCCGACGCGCACAGCATCAAGCTGCGCTTCGTCGCCACCGACGGCTACTACCTCTACCGCCACCGCTTCCAGTTCCGCACCGAACCCGCGGACATCAAGCTGGGCACGCCGGACATCCCCAGGGGCGAGGCCAAGCACGACGAGTTCTTCGGCGACGTCGAGGTGTACCACGGCGTGCTCGACATCGAGGTGCCGCGCAATGACCCACGCGCCTTCACCCTGCTGGTGGGCTACCAGGGCTGCGCCGACAAGGGCCTGTGCTACCCACCGGAAACCGCACGACTGAGCATCGACGGTGACGGCGCCCCGCTGCCGGTAACCGATAAGCAGGGCTGGACCTGGAAATCCCTGCTGCTGTTCTTCCTCGCCGGGGTCGGCCTGACCTTCACCCCGTGCGTGCTGCCCATGCTGCCGATCCTCTCCGGCGTGGTGTTGCGCGGCCAGGTCGGCGGCCTGCGCGGGCTGTCGCTGTCGCTGGCCTACGTGCTGCCGATGGCGGCCAGCTTCGCTGTGCTGGGCGCACTGATGGGGCTGTTCGGCGCCGGGCTGAACCTGCAGGCGCGCCTGCAATCGGCCTGGGTGCTGGTACCGTTTGCGGCGTTCTTCGTGCTGTTCGCCCTGGCCATGTTCGGGTTGTTCGACATCAAGCTGCCGCACGCCCTGAGCAGCCGCCTGGATACGCTGGCCCATCGCACCAAGGGCGGCTCGCTGCTGGGTGCGGCGGTGCTGGGCGTGCTGTCCAGCCTGCTGGTTTCTCCTTGCGTCTCGGCCCCGCTGGCCGGCGCGCTGCTGTACATCAGTGCCAGTGGCGATGCTCTGGGCGGTGCGCTCAAGCTGTTCGCCCTGGGTTTGGGCATGGGCGCGCCGCTGCTGCTGGTGGCCACTGGTGGCGCGGCCTGGCTGCCGAAGAGCGGCCCCTGGATGAACACGGTCAAGAACGCCATTGGCGTACTGCTGCTGGGCCTGGCCATCGGCCTGCTGAGCCGCGTGCTGCCGGGCCCGGTCACACTGCTTCTGGTCGGCCTGCTCGCCGGCGGCGTGGCGCTGTTCCTCGGCGCCCTGGAGTTCGTGGTCAAGACGCCGCGCCAGCGCCTGGCGCAGCTGCTCGGCCTGGCCCTGTTGGTGTACGCCCTGGCCTGCGGGTACGGCGCCCTGAGCGGCCGGGGCGACCCGCTGCGCCCGCTGCCCCCACCGGTCGTTGCCGGTACCGCGACGGCGGTGAAGGCCGATACCTGGCAAACCATCACCACCCCGGCCGCCCTTGATGCAGCCCTGGCCGACGCCAAGGCCGCGGGCCAGCCGGTGCTGCTGGACTGGTACGCCGACTGGTGCATCAGTTGCAAGGTGATCGAGCACGAAGTGCTCAACACCGAGCAGGTACAGGCGCAACTGGGTGCCTTCCGCCTGCTGCGCTTCGACATCACCGAGAGCAACGCCGAGCAGCGCGCCCTGCTCGACCGTTATCGCCTGTTCGGCCCACCCGCGCTGATGTTCTTTGCAGCGAACGGCAGCGAACTGACCACTGATCGGGTCATTGGCGAGATAAACGCCGGCGATTTCGCCCAGGTTGTGGCGCGCGTGCGCGGCCAACTCGGTCTATAA
- the aroQ gene encoding type II 3-dehydroquinate dehydratase codes for MATLLVLHGPNLNLLGTREPGHYGAATLAQINQDLEQRARAAGHHLQYLQSNAEYELIDRIHAARNEGVDFILINPAAFTHTSVALRDALLAVSIPFIEVHLSNVHKREPFRHHSYFSDVAVGVICGLGATGYRLALESALEHLAANAQP; via the coding sequence ATGGCAACCCTACTGGTGCTGCACGGCCCCAACCTGAACCTGCTCGGGACCCGCGAACCGGGTCACTACGGCGCCGCCACTCTGGCGCAGATCAATCAGGACCTGGAGCAGCGCGCCCGCGCCGCCGGCCATCATCTGCAATACCTGCAGAGCAATGCCGAGTACGAATTGATCGACCGTATCCACGCCGCGCGCAACGAAGGCGTGGACTTCATCCTGATCAATCCGGCCGCTTTCACCCACACCAGCGTCGCATTACGTGACGCATTGCTTGCGGTGAGCATCCCATTCATCGAAGTGCACCTCTCCAACGTGCACAAGCGTGAACCGTTCCGTCACCACTCCTACTTCTCCGATGTCGCGGTGGGAGTGATCTGCGGCCTCGGCGCCACCGGTTACCGGTTGGCCCTGGAGTCGGCGCTGGAACACCTGGCTGCCAACGCACAGCCCTGA
- the accB gene encoding acetyl-CoA carboxylase biotin carboxyl carrier protein — MDIRKVKKLIELLEESGIDELEIKEGEESVRISRHSKTPAGAQYFAAPAPMAAPVAAAAPVAAAAPAAEAAAAAPALKGTVIRSPMVGTFYRKPSPTSPNYAEVGQAVKKGDTLCIVEAMKMMNHIEAEIGGVIDAILVEDGQPVEFDQPLFTIV, encoded by the coding sequence ATGGATATCCGTAAAGTCAAGAAGCTGATCGAACTGCTGGAAGAGTCTGGCATCGACGAACTGGAGATCAAGGAAGGCGAAGAGTCCGTTCGCATCAGCCGTCACAGCAAGACCCCGGCCGGCGCCCAGTACTTCGCCGCCCCGGCTCCGATGGCCGCTCCGGTCGCCGCCGCTGCCCCGGTTGCCGCTGCCGCTCCGGCCGCTGAAGCCGCTGCCGCCGCGCCAGCCCTGAAAGGCACCGTGATTCGCTCGCCGATGGTCGGCACCTTCTACCGCAAGCCTTCGCCAACTTCGCCGAACTACGCTGAAGTCGGCCAGGCCGTGAAGAAGGGCGACACCCTGTGCATCGTCGAAGCCATGAAGATGATGAACCACATCGAAGCCGAGATCGGCGGTGTGATCGACGCCATCCTGGTGGAAGACGGCCAGCCGGTTGAGTTCGACCAGCCGCTGTTCACCATCGTTTGA
- the accC gene encoding acetyl-CoA carboxylase biotin carboxylase subunit: MSGKLEKVLIANRGEIALRILRACKELGIKTVAVHSTADRELMHLGLADESVCIGPASSKESYLHIPAIIAAAEVTGATAIHPGYGFLAENADFAEQVEKSGFAFIGPKADTIRLMGDKVSAKDAMIKSGVPTVPGSDGPLPEDEEVALAIARDVGYPVIIKAAGGGGGRGMRVVHKEEDLIESAKLTRTEAGAAFGNPMVYLEKFLTNPRHVEVQVLSDGQGNAVHLGDRDCSLQRRHQKVLEEAPAPGIDEKARQEVFKRCVDACIEIGYRGAGTFEFLYENGRFYFIEMNTRVQVEHPVSEMVTGIDIVKEMLSIAAGNKLSFRQEDVVIRGHSLECRINAEDPKKFIPSPGKVKHFHAPGGNGVRVDSHLYSGYSVPPNYDSLIGKLITYGKDRDEAMARMRNALDEIVVDGIKTNIPLHRDLVRDEGFCKGGVNIHYLEHKLANQE, translated from the coding sequence ATGTCTGGGAAGCTTGAAAAAGTCCTGATCGCCAACCGCGGGGAAATTGCCCTGCGGATCCTGCGTGCCTGCAAAGAGCTGGGCATCAAGACCGTCGCCGTGCACTCCACGGCCGACCGTGAACTGATGCACCTGGGCCTGGCGGACGAGTCGGTCTGCATCGGCCCGGCATCGTCCAAGGAATCGTACCTGCACATCCCGGCGATCATCGCCGCCGCCGAAGTGACAGGCGCCACCGCCATCCACCCGGGCTACGGCTTCCTCGCGGAAAACGCCGACTTCGCCGAACAGGTGGAAAAATCCGGCTTCGCCTTCATCGGCCCGAAAGCCGACACCATCCGCCTGATGGGCGACAAGGTTTCGGCCAAGGACGCAATGATCAAGTCGGGCGTGCCGACCGTGCCAGGCTCCGACGGCCCACTGCCGGAAGACGAAGAGGTTGCCCTGGCAATCGCTCGTGACGTCGGCTACCCGGTGATCATCAAGGCCGCCGGTGGCGGTGGTGGTCGCGGCATGCGCGTGGTGCACAAGGAAGAAGACCTGATCGAGTCGGCCAAGCTGACCCGTACCGAAGCCGGCGCCGCCTTCGGCAACCCGATGGTCTACCTGGAAAAGTTCCTGACCAACCCACGCCACGTGGAAGTGCAGGTACTGTCCGACGGCCAAGGCAACGCCGTGCACCTGGGCGACCGTGACTGCTCGCTGCAGCGCCGTCACCAGAAGGTACTGGAAGAAGCCCCGGCCCCGGGCATCGACGAGAAGGCCCGCCAGGAAGTCTTCAAGCGTTGCGTCGACGCGTGCATCGAGATCGGCTACCGCGGTGCCGGCACCTTCGAGTTCCTGTACGAGAACGGCCGTTTCTACTTCATCGAGATGAACACCCGCGTCCAGGTCGAGCACCCGGTCTCGGAAATGGTCACCGGCATCGACATCGTCAAGGAGATGCTCAGCATCGCCGCTGGCAACAAGCTGTCGTTCCGCCAGGAAGACGTGGTCATCCGTGGCCACTCGCTGGAGTGCCGGATCAACGCCGAAGACCCGAAGAAGTTCATCCCGAGCCCAGGCAAGGTGAAGCACTTCCACGCCCCGGGCGGCAACGGCGTTCGCGTCGATTCGCACCTGTACAGCGGCTACTCGGTTCCGCCGAACTACGATTCGCTGATCGGCAAGCTGATCACCTACGGCAAGGACCGCGACGAAGCCATGGCACGCATGCGCAATGCCCTGGACGAGATCGTCGTCGATGGCATCAAGACCAACATCCCGCTGCACCGCGACCTGGTGCGTGATGAAGGTTTCTGCAAAGGCGGCGTCAACATCCACTACCTCGAGCACAAACTGGCCAACCAGGAGTGA
- the prmA gene encoding 50S ribosomal protein L11 methyltransferase: MPWLQVRLAISPEQAETYEDALLEVGAVSVTFMDAEDQPIFEPDLNTTPLWSHTHLLALFEADAEPDAVFAHLQLLTGNDLPEHQAEVIEDQDWERSWMDNFQPMRFGQRLWIVPSWHEAPEKDAVNLLLDPGLAFGTGTHPTTALCLEWLDGQQLAGTQVLDFGCGSGILAIAALLLGAREAVGTDIDVQALEASRDNAQRNGIADNLFALYLPEQMPAMQADVLVANILAGPLVSLAPQLSGLVRPGGLLALSGILAEQGEEVAAAYAADFELDPIVVRDGWVRISGRRR, translated from the coding sequence ATGCCCTGGCTGCAAGTACGCCTGGCCATCAGCCCGGAACAAGCCGAAACCTACGAAGACGCCCTGCTCGAAGTAGGCGCCGTCTCGGTGACGTTCATGGACGCCGAAGACCAGCCGATCTTCGAACCCGACCTCAACACCACCCCGCTGTGGTCGCACACGCACCTGCTGGCCCTGTTCGAGGCCGACGCTGAGCCTGACGCGGTGTTCGCCCACCTGCAGTTGCTGACCGGCAACGACCTGCCCGAGCACCAGGCCGAAGTGATCGAGGACCAGGACTGGGAGCGCAGCTGGATGGACAACTTCCAGCCCATGCGCTTCGGCCAGCGTCTATGGATCGTACCGAGCTGGCACGAGGCGCCGGAGAAGGACGCGGTCAACTTGCTGCTCGACCCGGGCCTGGCCTTCGGCACCGGCACCCATCCGACGACCGCGCTGTGCCTGGAATGGCTTGACGGCCAGCAACTCGCCGGCACGCAAGTGCTGGACTTCGGCTGCGGCTCGGGCATCCTCGCCATCGCCGCGCTGCTGCTTGGCGCCCGCGAAGCGGTTGGCACCGACATCGACGTGCAGGCCCTGGAAGCCTCCCGCGACAATGCCCAGCGCAATGGTATCGCCGACAACCTGTTCGCCCTGTACCTGCCCGAGCAGATGCCGGCCATGCAGGCCGACGTGCTGGTTGCCAACATCCTGGCCGGCCCGCTGGTGTCGCTGGCGCCGCAACTGTCCGGCCTGGTCCGCCCCGGTGGCCTGCTGGCATTGTCGGGCATCCTCGCCGAACAAGGCGAGGAGGTGGCCGCCGCCTATGCCGCCGACTTCGAGCTGGACCCGATCGTCGTTCGCGATGGCTGGGTACGCATCAGTGGCCGCCGCCGCTAA